GATGGCCTCCGGGGTAGTGCGTAGTCCGATGCGACGCAGCAGGTCGACGACGTCAGTCATGGTCGTACACCCCGAGGTCGTGCGGGACGACGTCGCGATCGGGGACGTGGTCGCCGAGCTCGAGCGGCAGGGCGACGCACTGCGGCCGCCGCGCCTGATCGCAGAGCACGGCGAGCGCGCCGAGGTCGTGACTCCCGCGCTCGAGCAGGGCGTCGACAGCCTGCGCGAGGACACGCTCGCCGTAGAGGTCGAGCAGCTTCAGCGTGCGGCCGATCATCGAGCCCATGTTGCGACCCTCGTGCAGCCACAGCGCGATGAGCTCGTCGATGCGAGGAGCCACCGCGAGCAGTCGCTCGCGGCCTTTGCCGGGACGAGCGCCCGGCTTGGTGGCGAGGATCTCGGGGCGGTGCTCGGGCGTCTCGACGAGCTGTCGGCGGCCCCAGTTGCGGGCGTGCACGGCGACGACCTCGCCGCCGTCGAGCAAACGCACCTCGGTATCGCTGGCGACCAACGTCAGCGTCGTGCGCGCGTGGGCCGGCGGCACCGAGTAGCGATTGGTGTCGAAGCGGACGGTCGCGGTCTTGTCGACGGCGACCGGCGTGACGAGGTCGACGCTCGGCATTGGGTCGGGCAGCGTCAGCAGGTGCCTTCGCTCGTCCTCGAAGATGTCCGCGACGGTGCGCTCGCGCTCGACCGGGTGGGGGCGCTTCATCGCGATCTCGTCGAGAAAGCGAAGCAGTTCTTCGTTGCCGTGCTCGATGGAGTGGATGAGCCGCGCCGCGAAGAAGCGGTCTTTGAGGTAGCGGATCGCGCGCTCGACACCGCCCTTCTGGTTTGGCTTTCGGACGCCGCACAGCCGCGGCTGCACGTGGAGCGTGGCCGTGAGCGAGAGCAGGTCGGGCTGGTAGCGGATCAGGTCGCCCTGACGCTCCAGCACGATGGTCTTGGGATTGTCGAAGAGCCACTGCCGTGTGGCGCCGCCGAAGTGCGCTGCTGCACGGGCGAGCGAGCGGCGGACGGAGTGGACGGTCAGGTCGAAGACGAGCTCGGCCCAGATCGCTCGACTGAAGGCGAGCACGATGACGAAGACCCACAGCGCCCGCTCGCCGCCCGGGACGCGGAGCTTGCCGACGTGGCCCCAGTCGATCTGGCTCTGTTCGCCCGGCAGCCGCTCGGTGCGCAGGAAGACTTCGGACTTCGGCGCTGGCCGGACCTCGGCGACGTGGCGGGTCAGCGTGCGCAGGCTGCCGGCGTAGCCGCGCTCGACGATCATGTCGTAGATGCGCGTCGAGACGAGCTTCGGATAGCGCTCGAGCACCTCATCGATAAAGCCGACGTAGGGGTCGAGCAAACGGGGCCTCTCCGGACGCGCTTTGGGCTCGGGCCCGAGGGGCCCAATGACGCGCTCGACCACGTCCGCGTGCACGCCGAGGTGCGATGCGATGGTGCCCTTCTTCCAGTGCTCGGCGAAGAAGAGGCGACGGATCTCGGCCGCCTGGTCGCGATCGATCATCGCTCCACCTCCGCGCGCAAGACCCGCAGGTCACGGAAGTCGGCCACGCCGTCGATGCGCCGGCGGGCGCGGCGGGTTTGGCGGACCGCGACCCCGACCTCGAAGTGAAGCGAACGTGTGCCGTAGCCGAGCACGTCGCACAGATCCGTCGAATCGCAGAAGGAGGGCGCCTCTTCGTCCACAGCGAGCACAACGGACAGCCGCCGCTGCGTCCACAGCGACAGTCCCTCGAGCACCGTCACCACCGCACGCGGGTGCGCGCACGACACCGGGGGCAGCACCGCCTTCAACACGTCTCGTCCGTCCCCGATCGCCAAGAGCCGCGTCCGCGTCGGCTCCGGCGAGACCATCACCGTGATCGATTCCATCGACTCGCTCCGCGCCACCGGGCGCAGGCTCGGGCGACGTGCTCGAGGTCGGACCGGCGGGCGGAACGACGGTGCGCCCCGCGGTCCACTTCGCGGCAGAGTGATCCGTCACGCGCCGCTCCGCGCGGCGTGCCCTCATGTACGCGGCGCGGTCCGCCGCCACCTCGGGATCCCTCTGATATCGAGTCCGGGCGAGTCGTTTGCTTCGGGTCCGGGCCGCGTCCCGGCACGCCTCGCCGCAGTACACGTGCCCGCGGTGGCACCGGAGGCACTCGTGGAACAGCCGGCGGCACCCAGGGCACCGCTTCTCTACCAGAACGACTTCGCCGACGGTCTCGACCATGCGCCGGTCGAGACGATTTCTTGTGCTCCGGATCGGCCAGAGCGACAGTCAGCGAGCCGTCTCGACCGACTGGCACCGAGGGCTCGGCGCACCAACGCCGGGCCCTCATTCATTCCGTCTCGACTTGCTCGCTAGGCTACGCCGCCTATCGGGAGAAGCCGCACTTCCCGCAGGGATCGCGTCCGATTCCTACGTTTCCGCGCGACCGTCGACACGGTCCATCCCCGCGGGTGCGGGGGAGCCTCTCGCTGCAAGGCCGACGCGCACCTGTACGTGGGTCCATCCCCGCGGGCGCGGGGGAGCCGTCAGCGGGATGTCGAGGCCGTAGTCCTCGCACGGTCCATCCCCGCGGGTGCGGGGGAGCCGTCGCCTACCTCCCGAAACAGCCGGTCGACGCGGGTCCATCCCCGCGGGTGCGGGGGAGCCGCGTTCCACGGGGGCCCGACCGGGCAGAAGTACGGTCCATCCCCGCGGGTGCGGGGGAGCCGCCGACCTCAAGGGCCCCAACGCGAGCGGAAACGGTCCATCCCCGCGGGTGCGGGGGAGCCGACCTCATGGAGCGCATGGAGGACTGGCCGATGGGTCCATCCCCGCGGGTGCGGGGGAGCCGACCTGTGCGACCGCCACGGCCTCGAGCTCTGGGGTCCATCCCCGCGGGTGCGGGGGAGCCATGACCCAGATGAGCTTCCTCGTCCTCGGGGAGGGTCCATCCCCGCGGGTGCGGGGGAGCCCCCCCCCACCGTCCAGCATCCGAGGTCTGATGGGTCCATCCCCGCGGGTGCGGGGGAGCCAGCGCGACACCCGGCTGCGCCGTGGCCGTCGGGGGTCCATCCCCGCGGGTGCGGGGGAGCCTCCGCGGGAATCGCATCGACCGGCTCCGCGTGCGGTCCATCCCCGCGGGTGCGGGGGAGCCTCGTGCATGGCGGGGACCGTCTTGCCCCCGTACGGTCCATCCCCGCGGGTGCGGGGGAGCCCGCGGCCGGCGCTCGGGAATGTCCTGCGTGAGGGGTCCATCCCCGCGGGTGCGGGGGAGCCGCCTGATCACTGATCCCCAGGATGCTCGCGTACGGTCCATCCCCGCGGGTGCGGGGGAGCCCGGTCGTCGATGACCAGGTCGGAGCGAAGCACGGGTCCATCCCCGCGGGTGCGGGGGAGCCGCCTGGCGGACGTCCGGGTGTTGCTTCCACTTCGGTCCATCCCCGCGGGTGCGGGGGAGCCGGGCGCGCGCCCGAGCTCGGCGCGCTCAGGTCGGGTCCATCCCCGCGGGTGCGGGGGAGCCTGACGCTGGCGCGCTGGTGGTCCAGCAAGCAAGGGTCCATCCCCGCGGGTGCGGGGGAGCCTCTGAGCGGATTTGCACGCTACCGCTTGGGGAGGTCGTTGTCTATTTCCGATTCGGTTTTCAAGGAGCGAAGACCCGGTCGCAGTGGAGTCCCGCCGGACGACGGCGAGGCATTGAATGGCGATGGGCTCGTAGGAGACGGAACCGAACCATAGCGAGGCCGCTCGGCGATTCGCGGTCAGTCGACCGTAGCCAGGTCGGCGATGCTTCGGATCAGGACGACGGACCGGACAGAGTTTCTAGAATCAGCCGGCCATCTTCTCCGGAACCTGTACACCTGTACACGCGTACCCGGGCCGCTTGAGGCTCGTCCTCTGGCCCGGGTTGGACCAGAAACGAGGCCGGTGCCGTTGCGAGCACAGACCCGGAACGCGGCGTGTGAAACCTCGCGCCAGGTCCGAGCACGATCGCGTTGACCATCTGGTAGGGAATGGCGTGGGTGCCCGCGGCGACATCGCCGAAGCCGGCGGTGATGAAGCGCAGCGTGCCCTCCTCGACGGTGAGCCGGCCGCGCCCGAGCCAGACGTGGCGGTCCCACTTCGGGATCTTCGCGCCGATGAGGCCCAGCCGCCCCTTGAAGATCACGCGGCGGCCCGGAGGAGGAGCATGCCAAAGCCGAAGGCGCGGTGACGGCCGACGCCGCGGCGGAGTCGCTCGGCGAATGCCTCTGGGTCGGTCACCCGAAGCAGGCCCGACAGGAGGGCGTCCGGACGCTCGAGGAGCGTGGAGCGCCGTCGGTCTCCTTGCGTCCTCCGCAGGGTCCGGAGCCGGCGGAAACGCCGGAGATCGGCGTGGATCAGCTCGGCCGCTCCGCCGCGCTCCAGACGCTCCCCGAGCCAGCCGCGGTAGACCGCCTCCCGATCGACCCGCTTCTCGGGGCCCACGCGCCATGCTTCCGCGAGAAACGCGTCGACCTCGCGCACGCCCGGGTTCTTCTTCGGATGAGGGCCGCTGTGACGTCCCCGGCGAGTCGGGCAGGCGCGCAGCTCGAACCCGACCGTCCGTCCCGCCCGGAGACGAGGCATGGGCTTGCTCGCGAGCTCGCTCCAGCCCAACGACAGAGCCTCCCGCTCCAGCACGGCGGCTTCGTGGTCTGCGTAGCCGAGGATGAGAGCGTCCCGAGCTGCGGTCTCGACGATGCGAAAAGGATGTGGGGCGAGATCCCCGAAGACCCCCCGTAGGTGCGCGTGCATAGCATAGTCGAGGTCCGCCTCGCGTCGTTCACCGACGATGCGCCGGTAGATGGCGGGCAGGTCGCAGCGGATGCGGATTATGTGCGTGGTCACGGGGTCCCCCCCACCTCGAGCCAACCCTCGTAGACGGTCCGCCGCCCCACGTGGACCTGGTTGAGCCAGTCCCGTTCGTCGCACACCTCGACCTCACGCTCGCCCCGGCGAAGGCCCGCCCGGGTCGGCCACCACGCGCGCGCTCGATGGGCTCTCTCCGGTCGGGGGCGGCAGAGGGGCTCGATTCCGAGGATGGCGAGGAGATCGGGGCCCTGGCGTTCTCCCAACAGCACGGGTGCGCTCGGCACGCAGGGTCGCCGTCCGAGGCTCAAGGGTCGCGCGGGGACGCACAGCGCCTGGGCGAGCTCGTCGAGGGTGGGGGTGGTGTCGGCGCCGCGGAGCGTGAGGGCCACGGTGTAGACGCCGTCGGCGAGGTAGTGCCGGTATCGAATATGGGTGCCGCGTCGCGCCTCGGCGCCTCCCCTACGTTCTTCCGGTGCTCCCCGCGTGGTCCAGGATCTGTCGAGGAGGTGGGGCTGACCGAGGTCGACGGTGTGGTAGTCCTCCATCCGCTCGGGCTCTCGGTCCTGACGGGCGGCGTACTCCAGCCGCCCCTGCAGGTCTTGGTGTCGCTCGGCGTCTCGACGCTCGTAGCCGAGCGCGTTGGCGCAGAGCCCCGTGAGCATGCTCTTGGTGGGGAAGCTCTCGGTGAAGCCGTGCTGGTCGACGATGACCCCGCCGAAGCTCATCAAGGGAGCGTCGAGCCGGAGCAGGAGCGCCCTCACGCGGCCCCCAGGCGCTCTCCGGCCCAGGCGGACAGCGCGTCCAACGAGGCCGCCGCACCGAACGCCGGCTCGAGTTCTTCGGCGCCGGCGCCGATGCGGAGGCTCGCGCGTTCCCCGGGTGCGCCGTAGGCGCCGTCGAGTTCGCCGAGGTGCACGGCCAGCTTCTCGTAGGCGCGGCGGATCGGATCCTCGGTCGGGCGCACGGCGTCCAGGAAGGCGTTGGCGAAGGTCCGTGGCTGCGCGGGGCCGTGCTCGAGGGCAACGAGGTGAGCGTAGGCGTACGGCGCGGTCGAGCCTCGTTTGGCCCCTGGGCTGACGGTCGCCACCAGCCGCACGAAGCGGCCGATCACCTCGCGCGCCAGCGAGAGGTTGGCGTCGCCCCAGTCACTGGGGGGGCACCCCTCGAGGTTCGAGACGAGCTGCCCGAAGTCCACCGCGACGTAGCCGTAGAAGACACCGCTGGTGAGCTCGGTGGAGTTGATGTGGCCGGAGCCCGCCTCGCCCTCGGCCTGGCTAAGCTCGTCGACGGCGGAGAAGTAGTCCGATTCGGATTTGCGCCCGTGCACGGTGAACGCGTGGGCGACGTGGATCGAGGCGTCGCCGGCGGCGAGGACGTCGCTGGTGACCATCCGTCCGAACAGCGCCGCGTCCAGTCCCGCGGCGCGCTTCATCTCGTGGAGGTTCTTCTTCCAGTCGCGGTCCTTGGCCCTCTGCTTGGTGGCCTTCTTGGCCTCCGCGACGAGCTTCTTCGCGCTGGCCGCCTCGATCCCCTGCGCGATCGACGCTGCCTCTTCGCGAAGATAGCGCAGCTCGGGCAGTCCGAGCACGGTGACCTGTCCACTCTCGAGCGCTGCGCCTTCCTTCGGCGCGCTCCCGAGCACGAGCTCGAGCAGGGCGGCACCCACGGCCCGGGCAACGGCCGGGTCCACCCCGTCGTCGATCAACGGCGAGACGATGTGATTCTCGAACGTGCGTCTCGAGCGAACCGACATCTCCGCTCCGGAGATGCCGTGCCAGCCCTCGTCGCCGTCAAAGGTGCGCCAGTGGCGCTTGAGGCACTGCGAGGAGACTCTGGTCCGGACGCTGTCCCCGAACGGGATGCGCTTGGCAAAGCCCACGTCGTCGCGGTTGAGGAGAGAGGCGGGGTAGGAAGTGAGGGTGTGTATCTGCAGGAACTGAGGCATCAAGAGTTCTCCTTGCGGTAGAGGGCGGCGTAGTAGTCACGGGCGATGCGGCGGCGCACCGCCTGCCCGCGCGACTGGTCCGGGGAGTGCAGTAACAGACGCGCGAGGGCGTCGAAGTCGAGGCTCACCCCGCGGCTGTCCGCGAGGTGCACGACGGTGCGCAGGCGATCGGGCAGCACGGCTCCGTCTGCGCGTAAGAGGGCCTCGAGGCGATCCTCGGTGACCCCGGCTTCGATGAGCGCGCGCCCGAGAGGCCGCGGCGAGTGTGCGCCCTTCGCGTGGGCGAGGGCCGAGATCAGTGTGGCCCACGCGCGTTCGGCGCGGTCTCTCGCCTCTCCGCCTGCTGGCAGGATGGGCTCGAGCGAAGAGGCGACGATCCGCCAGAAGGCGGGTGCCGGGAGCTCCAGAGACATCCTGCGGAGTTCCGCGATGTCTCCCGCCGAGAGGAAGGTCTCGTGTTGGATGGCGTGCGCCAATCGACCGATGATCTCGTGCTGGCGAGGCGGCGCATCCTCGGTCGCATCGGACGCGCGCGCAGGTGTCGTGGAGTCTTCTTGAGTCATGAGCTGCTCCGTGCTTCGCACGCCGCGGCTTCGGCCTGCGCAAGCTGTTTGAGGATCCGGTGGCACTTGCCGCGGAAGAGCGAGTCGGCACGGGCCACCGCCCTGAGCTGCCGCGCGTCGGCGGTCGGTGCGCCCTCGAAGCAGCGATCGAGCTGACGGCGACCGAGATCGCGCAGAAGGCGCTCGAACTCGACCGCCCGGTCCACCTCGTCCCGGTCCACGTCGTCGAACAATCGAGGAAAGAAGCTGTCGTCAACGTCGCGCTCGAAGGCTTCGAGGAAGGGCTTGGCCCCATCGTCGGATAGGTTCAGGTCCCGCTCGTCGCGACCGCCCTGGAGATAGGTGAGCAGAGCCTGGCGCAGCACCTTGCGGCGGAAGTCGCCAATCAGGGCGACGCGCGATGAGGAGAGCGCAGCCAGCTGCTCGCGGTGCCCAGGCTGGCCCCACCCCCTCCGGCTGGCGCCGGAGATCGGGATGCGCCGCTCGTGGTAGCCGTCGGTCGTGCCCTGGCCCCTGATGAGCGCACGTACCACCAGCTCCACCGCCGCGGCTCCATCCGGGTCGAGCGCCGGGCTCGGTTGCCAGTCCCCAGAGAGCGCCCAGTCATGGATCCGAGCGTAGGTGGGTCCCTGCGCACCCATAGTGAGGCCGGCTCCGTCCTTCTTGCGGATTGGGGTCCACAGGTCCCCCGTGTTGCCCTTGAGCTCCTGCTCGACTCGGGCGCTCGTCGATGTGCCGAAGCGCGCCTCGAGAGAGGCACCATCGGCGGCGATCCGTACCCGACGGCACACCTCGATCACGAAAGGGTCCAGGATATTGAGGGGGCACGGGGGCTTCCCGCCCCACGGCTCGAGCCAGAGCAGCGCGATGCCGCCGTCCGCGTACGGGTAGGACGCCAGGAGTTCCGGGCGACGCGAGAGCAGGAGCCCGACCTCCCGGGAGAATCGGGGCTCCTCCGTGCAGACCGAAATATCGGGGCGGTTGCCGAGGCCGCCGTTCATGCGGAAAACGCCGTAGTTCCCGGCTCCGCCGAAACCCTCGAACGTCTGGAGCGCGATGAGGACAAACGCCCAGTCCTGGGGCTGCGCGCTGCCCATCTTCGCGCGCTTGACGTCGTGGTTCTTGGCAAGCTGGAGCAGGTCCAGCACGTCGGGCTCACGGGCCGCATTCTTCAGTACATCGAGCGCGCCTTCCGGCACGGGAGGCTGCATGAACGCCGGTTGCGCGAGGTCCTCCACGACGAGACACCACGGCTCGCGGCTGTCTGTCAGGGCGAGGAGCGCGTCTCGCCACGCGTCCTCACCCGGCCATGGGGTGCTCGCGCCCGCGCGGTGCATTGCAATCGCCGCGAGCTGGACAGTGAAGGTGTGCCACGGGTGTCCCTGATGAGGTCGCAACCGCCGCATCACCAGCGGCTCACCTCGCGAGAGTGCGGCGAGGCAGCCTGGCAAGCTAAGCATCTGCGCCTCCTTGCCCACGGTGGCGTGAAACAGCCGCTCGGTGAGCAGGTCGTGCCTTGTTTCGCTCAATCCATCTTCTCCAATCCGAGCCGCGAGTACGAGAATCGCGCACCGGCCAGGGAGAACGTAAAGGCTCCCGACTCCGTTGCGTCTGGCTCGGGCTCGACCGCGGCTTCGTCGTCGAGCGAGAGGCCGTGGACCATCCAGTGCGTGAGCTTGAGTTCGGTGATGCGTTCCCCCAGCGCTGATCGGATCGGCGGTTCGAGCCCGATCCGTCGGTCGTCTTCTCCGAGACGCGTGGGCGTGCGGCGGTCTGACGGAAACCGCGTGTCGACGACTGATTTTCTCCAGTCCAGCGCGTTGAGGCCGGCCAACCCCCGGTCCGCCAGCGCCCGCCCCACCACCGCTCGGGCGTGTCGCTCGAACGTCTCGTGCTGCTTCTCGATGCCCGAGAGCCGGGAGGGGTGGAGTGCACGCTCGACCAGCTCTCGGTTCGCGTCGGGGGTCCGAAACGCCAGTTGCGACTCGACGAGCCGCCAGGTGGTCTCCAACGCTCGAAGGTCCGGGTAGACGGTCCCGAGACCGTGGGGTCCTCGCGCGCTCCCGTCGGGTTGGACGAGCGGCGTGAGGTCTCGACTTTCGGGGGTCAGTACTACCGCTCGTGCTCGCTCAAACCCGGGCGGGCGCGCACGAGCATGGCGGTGGAGCCGTCCCAGACGCTGGAGCAGCACGTCGACCGGGCACAGATCGGTCATCAGCCAGTCGGCGCAGAGGTCGAGTGATTGCTGGACGGTCTGGGTTGCGACGGCCACGACCCCACCCGCGCTCGAGCCCTTGCCGATCGCCGCTTCGATCGCCGCGTCCAACCGAATCCGATCGGGTGTAGCGTAGCGGCTGTGGTGCGGCACCGGGACGCCACCGCACCGAAGCGAGAGCTCGGGCGCGACCGCCTCCAACGCCCGCTGCGTTTCCAGGCAGTCGCGAACGGTGTTGCGAATGACTAGGACCTTTGCCCCACGCCTCGCGGCGTCGCAAGCGCGACGAGCGATCTCCGTCGCGTCGTTCGCGATCGGGGTCGCTTCCCATCGGACATCCTTGGGCCGCCCCCCCTCGTTCGGGTACACGACGTGCTCGCCCGCGGGCTCGACAACGGAGACGCGGGGATAGCGCTCCTCGCTCGCCTCCTCGAACGCGGGGACCGGCAGCTTCAGGACGACCCTCGCGAGCGCGACGCGGGCTTCGCCCTCCAGCGTTGCGCTCATCAGCAGGGCGTGTCCCCCCGCGGCCACGTGCAGCGCCAGCACGTTCCGGAGCAGATACGTCATGTAGGTGTCGGAGGCGTGGACCTCGTCGACCACCAGCAGCTGCCGCGTGAGCGCGGTGATCCTCAGGTGTGCGTGTCCTGTCTGTAGCCCCCCCAGGAGGACTTGGTCGATCGTGCCGACGACAATGGCGCCGGCGAGGTAGCGCTTGGGGTTCTCAGCTGCCCAGCCGCGGTAGCGCATTCGGCTCACCGGGTCGTCGTTCCACAGAACCTCGAATCCCGGCAGGCGCTGGCCGACCTCGTCGTCGACCTGGAGGTAGCCCGGCACGGCGAGCACGACCGGGGGTGCGTCCTCGCCGTAGGTGCGCTGGATGAGGCCTCGCATCCGGCGGAAGAGCTGCGTGGCCGCCGTCCGGGTCGGCAGCGCGAAGTACATACCGTCCACCTCGCCGGCGCGATGAAGGCCCAGGAAGCGCGCGAAAGCCGCCTCCGTCTTGCCCGAGCCGGTGTCCGACTCCAGGAACGTCAGCCCCGGTCCGGACCGCACGGGGAGATCGAGCACGGACCGCTGCATCGCGTTGGCCGCGAACCCCGCCGCGCGCGCGAAGTCGATGCCTTCGGACAGTCGAGAGCGCGCGAGCTCCGTCGCGATGCCGATCGCATCGAGCGCCCGGGCCGCCTGAGTCCGGGCGAACCCCAGCCGCGGAGGGTCGCCAGCTTCGCTATAGCGGAAGAAGCGGGTGTCCGAGCCCAGCCAGTCGGCAAGCATGACGAGACCCGCGAAGCCGTGCTCCAGTGCGATCGCATCCGGCATTGGCGGGCCGTCCTCGAAGGCTCGCGGCACGAGTTCGCGTAGCCGCTCGAGGAAGTCCGCGAGACGCGAGAGGGGCTCACCCTCCCAGAGCGACTTGCACTCCGCGGTGGAAACGGCGGCCGGACGGCCATGGTGCGAGATCGCCGCGAACAGGAGGCCGTACGCAGCGTCACCCCAGGCCGCCAGCGGCGCGAGCACGGCCTGCCCCTCCGAGCTCTGGAGGAGCCAGCTCGCCTCATCCACATGTCCCGCCTGCGGGAAGCCACCAGTGCCCCTATTCTGGAAGCCCCGGTTCATCTTCCCGAGGTCGTGCAGTGCGGCGAGCACCACCAGCCGCGCCCGGTCGACCGGAGTCAAGCTCTCGCGCCGGGCCAGGCCTGAGAGACGTGCCCCGAGCAGCGACCGCTCGAGGAGCGCCTCGGCACATGCGGCTACGTCCAGGCAGTGGTCGACGAGCGGGTGCCACGCCACGGCGACACCTGCGTCGAGACGGAGCTTGCCCCAGACCCCCACTTCCCCCTCCATCGTGAAGTCCGTATCTCACGGTCGGATCGATGTCGCCAGCCCTTTTGCGGGCAAGAACCGGCCCGTCGAAACTTGCTCGTCGCGCCGTGACCCATCAGCGACGCCGGGATGGTCGCGGTGAGTGCGGGCGCAGCGCAGGCTCCACCGCTTCGTCGGACGGTGAAGGGTGAAGGCGGCGGGGTCTTGCGGAAGGTTGCTGGAAGGCGAACGTGTCCTGCCGGTTTGCACCCCCAAGCGACCTGATTCTCAACTGCCGGTTTGCACCCCCAAGGGACCGCCTGATTTTCAAACCAGATGGGACCGGGGGTCGGTCCGATGACGCTGAGCGGAGAGCGGCTCGCTGTCAGCCTGGGAAGGGCATCGCCCCGGCCTCTGGCGATCGTAGTCGGGCATCGAGTGCGAGAGCCGGCTGCGGTTCTCGCCGACGATGGGGATCGCCTGGCGGCCGTCGGGGGCTCGGATGCGAGTCAGGGAGCCATCGGCGAGCGCGATCTGATAGGTGGTTTGCCCTGTGGTGGTGAGTGCGAGTTGCCCATCGTCGAGCACCTCCTCGGCGCCGTGGACTCAGAGGACCGTCCCATCCGCGCCGCTGACGGCGGTGACGGCGTCGTCACATGTGCGCACCGCCACCCTTGCGCTTGCTTGACCCCAATGGCGATTTGCTATGCGTCGATGCGGTGCGTCCAGCGCGGTGTGCCGCTCCTGGACAGGTACCGGACGAGGTCCGGGGTTCCGTAGAAGCGGGTCTGTGAGCCCTGCCGGTAGGCGAGGGCCGACTTGTCGACCCGAAGCCCTGAGGCGCGCGCCCGCGCGGTAAGCGTGGCGAGAGCGTCGGCGCGGGAGGCGTCGGTGTTCCTCGCGCCGTTCGCCGCGAAGACCGCGACATTGACCCCCTGGATGTTCACGTGAGCAAGCTGGATCGTCGCCATGAGCCTCTCCTCAGTCGAGGTTGTTCTTCTTGTTGCCGTCGGGGTTGGACGCGGGCGTCCGCTTCCCGCCGACGTTGCGGATGTGGTAGTCGGGGAACTCGCCGCGCTCGATGCGGTTCGCAAACTCGCCACGGGTCATCTCCTTGCCCGTGTTCGGGT
The window above is part of the Sandaracinaceae bacterium genome. Proteins encoded here:
- the cas3 gene encoding CRISPR-associated helicase Cas3' — its product is MEGEVGVWGKLRLDAGVAVAWHPLVDHCLDVAACAEALLERSLLGARLSGLARRESLTPVDRARLVVLAALHDLGKMNRGFQNRGTGGFPQAGHVDEASWLLQSSEGQAVLAPLAAWGDAAYGLLFAAISHHGRPAAVSTAECKSLWEGEPLSRLADFLERLRELVPRAFEDGPPMPDAIALEHGFAGLVMLADWLGSDTRFFRYSEAGDPPRLGFARTQAARALDAIGIATELARSRLSEGIDFARAAGFAANAMQRSVLDLPVRSGPGLTFLESDTGSGKTEAAFARFLGLHRAGEVDGMYFALPTRTAATQLFRRMRGLIQRTYGEDAPPVVLAVPGYLQVDDEVGQRLPGFEVLWNDDPVSRMRYRGWAAENPKRYLAGAIVVGTIDQVLLGGLQTGHAHLRITALTRQLLVVDEVHASDTYMTYLLRNVLALHVAAGGHALLMSATLEGEARVALARVVLKLPVPAFEEASEERYPRVSVVEPAGEHVVYPNEGGRPKDVRWEATPIANDATEIARRACDAARRGAKVLVIRNTVRDCLETQRALEAVAPELSLRCGGVPVPHHSRYATPDRIRLDAAIEAAIGKGSSAGGVVAVATQTVQQSLDLCADWLMTDLCPVDVLLQRLGRLHRHARARPPGFERARAVVLTPESRDLTPLVQPDGSARGPHGLGTVYPDLRALETTWRLVESQLAFRTPDANRELVERALHPSRLSGIEKQHETFERHARAVVGRALADRGLAGLNALDWRKSVVDTRFPSDRRTPTRLGEDDRRIGLEPPIRSALGERITELKLTHWMVHGLSLDDEAAVEPEPDATESGAFTFSLAGARFSYSRLGLEKMD
- the cas5e gene encoding type I-E CRISPR-associated protein Cas5/CasD, with the translated sequence MRALLLRLDAPLMSFGGVIVDQHGFTESFPTKSMLTGLCANALGYERRDAERHQDLQGRLEYAARQDREPERMEDYHTVDLGQPHLLDRSWTTRGAPEERRGGAEARRGTHIRYRHYLADGVYTVALTLRGADTTPTLDELAQALCVPARPLSLGRRPCVPSAPVLLGERQGPDLLAILGIEPLCRPRPERAHRARAWWPTRAGLRRGEREVEVCDERDWLNQVHVGRRTVYEGWLEVGGTP
- the casB gene encoding type I-E CRISPR-associated protein Cse2/CasB: MTQEDSTTPARASDATEDAPPRQHEIIGRLAHAIQHETFLSAGDIAELRRMSLELPAPAFWRIVASSLEPILPAGGEARDRAERAWATLISALAHAKGAHSPRPLGRALIEAGVTEDRLEALLRADGAVLPDRLRTVVHLADSRGVSLDFDALARLLLHSPDQSRGQAVRRRIARDYYAALYRKENS
- the istA gene encoding IS21 family transposase, producing the protein MIDRDQAAEIRRLFFAEHWKKGTIASHLGVHADVVERVIGPLGPEPKARPERPRLLDPYVGFIDEVLERYPKLVSTRIYDMIVERGYAGSLRTLTRHVAEVRPAPKSEVFLRTERLPGEQSQIDWGHVGKLRVPGGERALWVFVIVLAFSRAIWAELVFDLTVHSVRRSLARAAAHFGGATRQWLFDNPKTIVLERQGDLIRYQPDLLSLTATLHVQPRLCGVRKPNQKGGVERAIRYLKDRFFAARLIHSIEHGNEELLRFLDEIAMKRPHPVERERTVADIFEDERRHLLTLPDPMPSVDLVTPVAVDKTATVRFDTNRYSVPPAHARTTLTLVASDTEVRLLDGGEVVAVHARNWGRRQLVETPEHRPEILATKPGARPGKGRERLLAVAPRIDELIALWLHEGRNMGSMIGRTLKLLDLYGERVLAQAVDALLERGSHDLGALAVLCDQARRPQCVALPLELGDHVPDRDVVPHDLGVYDHD
- the cas7e gene encoding type I-E CRISPR-associated protein Cas7/Cse4/CasC, whose translation is MPQFLQIHTLTSYPASLLNRDDVGFAKRIPFGDSVRTRVSSQCLKRHWRTFDGDEGWHGISGAEMSVRSRRTFENHIVSPLIDDGVDPAVARAVGAALLELVLGSAPKEGAALESGQVTVLGLPELRYLREEAASIAQGIEAASAKKLVAEAKKATKQRAKDRDWKKNLHEMKRAAGLDAALFGRMVTSDVLAAGDASIHVAHAFTVHGRKSESDYFSAVDELSQAEGEAGSGHINSTELTSGVFYGYVAVDFGQLVSNLEGCPPSDWGDANLSLAREVIGRFVRLVATVSPGAKRGSTAPYAYAHLVALEHGPAQPRTFANAFLDAVRPTEDPIRRAYEKLAVHLGELDGAYGAPGERASLRIGAGAEELEPAFGAAASLDALSAWAGERLGAA
- the cas6e gene encoding type I-E CRISPR-associated protein Cas6/Cse3/CasE, yielding MTTHIIRIRCDLPAIYRRIVGERREADLDYAMHAHLRGVFGDLAPHPFRIVETAARDALILGYADHEAAVLEREALSLGWSELASKPMPRLRAGRTVGFELRACPTRRGRHSGPHPKKNPGVREVDAFLAEAWRVGPEKRVDREAVYRGWLGERLERGGAAELIHADLRRFRRLRTLRRTQGDRRRSTLLERPDALLSGLLRVTDPEAFAERLRRGVGRHRAFGFGMLLLRAAA